One stretch of Enterobacter sp. RHBSTW-00994 DNA includes these proteins:
- a CDS encoding HAAAP family serine/threonine permease, which yields METTQTSTVASIESRSGWRKTDTMWMLGLYGTAIGAGVLFLPINAGVGGLIPLIIMAIIAFPMTFFAHRGLTRFVLSGKNPGEDITEVVEEHFGVGAGKLITLLYFFAIYPILLVYSVAITNTVESFMTHQLHMTPPPRAILSLILIVGMMTIVRFGEQMIVKAMSVLVFPFVIALMVLACYLIPNWNGAALETLSLSSASTTGNGLLLTLWLAIPVMVFSFNHSPIISSFAVAKREEYGNGAEKKCSSILARAHVMMVLTVMFFVFSCVLSLSPADLAAAKEQNISILSYLANHFNAPVIAWMAPIIAIIAITKSFLGHYLGAREGFNGMVIKSLRGKGKSIEINKLNKITALFMLVTTWAVATLNPSILGMIETLGGPIIAMILFLMPMYAIQKVPAMRKYSGHISNVFVVIMGLIAISAIFYSLFS from the coding sequence ATGGAAACCACTCAAACCAGCACCGTTGCTTCGATTGAATCCCGAAGTGGATGGCGCAAAACCGATACCATGTGGATGCTTGGCCTTTACGGCACAGCAATCGGCGCTGGTGTATTATTCCTGCCAATCAACGCAGGCGTTGGCGGTCTTATTCCGCTGATTATTATGGCAATCATTGCCTTCCCAATGACCTTCTTTGCACACCGTGGCCTGACCCGCTTTGTGCTTTCCGGTAAAAACCCAGGTGAAGACATCACCGAAGTGGTTGAAGAACATTTTGGCGTTGGCGCGGGTAAACTGATCACCCTGCTCTACTTCTTCGCGATTTACCCGATTCTGTTGGTTTATAGTGTGGCTATCACCAACACCGTTGAAAGTTTCATGACGCACCAGTTGCACATGACACCACCACCACGTGCCATCCTGTCTCTGATTCTGATCGTAGGTATGATGACCATCGTACGCTTCGGCGAGCAGATGATTGTAAAAGCGATGAGCGTGCTGGTATTCCCGTTCGTGATTGCCCTGATGGTACTGGCTTGCTACCTGATTCCTAACTGGAACGGCGCGGCCCTGGAAACGCTGTCACTGAGCAGTGCATCAACAACGGGTAACGGCCTGCTACTGACCCTGTGGCTCGCCATTCCGGTTATGGTCTTCTCCTTCAACCACTCCCCAATCATCTCCTCTTTTGCTGTTGCGAAGCGTGAAGAGTACGGCAATGGCGCAGAGAAAAAGTGCTCCAGCATCCTGGCTCGTGCTCATGTGATGATGGTTCTGACCGTTATGTTCTTCGTCTTTAGCTGCGTACTGAGCCTCTCTCCAGCGGATCTGGCTGCGGCGAAAGAGCAGAACATCTCTATCCTGTCTTACCTGGCAAACCACTTTAATGCACCTGTAATTGCGTGGATGGCACCTATCATCGCGATTATCGCGATCACCAAATCCTTCCTGGGCCACTATCTGGGCGCTCGTGAAGGCTTCAACGGTATGGTGATCAAATCTCTGCGCGGTAAAGGTAAGAGCATTGAAATCAACAAACTGAACAAAATCACTGCATTGTTCATGCTGGTGACCACCTGGGCAGTTGCAACCCTGAACCCTAGCATCCTTGGCATGATCGAAACGCTGGGCGGCCCGATTATTGCGATGATTCTGTTCCTGATGCCGATGTACGCGATTCAGAAAGTACCCGCGATGCGTAAATACAGCGGCCATATCAGCAACGTATTCGTTGTGATTATGGGTCTGATTGCCATCTCTGCGATTTTCTACTCACTGTTCAGCTAA
- a CDS encoding L-serine ammonia-lyase, translating into MISVFDIFKIGIGPSSSHTVGPMKAGKQFTDDLISRGILHDTTRVVVDVYGSLSLTGKGHHTDIAIIMGLAGNLPDTVDIDAIPGFIQDVNTHGRLLLANGEHEVEFPVDQCMNFHADNLPLHENGMRITALAGDKVLYSQTYYSIGGGFIVDEDHFGQADNATVAVPYPYKNAADLQRHCQETGLSLSGLMMKNELALHSKEELEQHFANVWDVMRGGIERGITTEGVLPGKLRVPRRAAALRRMLVSTDKTTTDPMAVVDWINMFALAVNEENAAGGRVVTAPTNGACGIVPAVLAYYDKFIREVNANSLARYMLVTSAIGSLYKMNASISGAEVGCQGEVGVACSMAAAGLAELLGASPAQVCIAAEIGMEHNLGLTCDPVAGQVQVPCIERNAIASVKAVNAARMALRRTSEPRVCLDKVIETMYETGKDMNAKYRETSRGGLAMKIVTCD; encoded by the coding sequence ATGATTAGCGTATTCGATATCTTTAAAATCGGTATTGGTCCTTCCAGCTCTCACACTGTCGGGCCAATGAAAGCCGGTAAACAATTCACGGATGACTTGATTTCACGCGGCATTTTGCACGACACAACCCGCGTGGTTGTCGATGTTTACGGTTCCCTTTCCCTCACCGGTAAAGGCCACCATACCGATATCGCCATTATCATGGGTCTGGCGGGTAACCTGCCTGATACCGTTGATATTGACGCAATCCCTGGTTTCATCCAGGACGTGAATACTCACGGTCGTTTGCTACTGGCAAACGGCGAACACGAAGTTGAATTCCCGGTTGATCAGTGCATGAATTTCCATGCCGACAACCTGCCGCTGCACGAAAATGGGATGCGTATTACTGCGCTGGCAGGCGATAAAGTGCTTTACAGCCAAACGTACTATTCCATCGGCGGCGGTTTTATCGTCGACGAAGACCATTTTGGTCAGGCGGACAACGCAACGGTTGCTGTGCCTTACCCGTACAAGAATGCTGCAGATTTACAACGTCATTGCCAAGAAACCGGTTTATCGCTTTCTGGCCTGATGATGAAAAATGAGCTGGCGCTGCACAGCAAAGAAGAGCTGGAACAGCACTTTGCCAACGTCTGGGACGTGATGCGCGGCGGTATCGAGCGTGGTATCACCACCGAAGGCGTACTGCCTGGCAAACTACGCGTGCCACGTCGTGCAGCTGCACTTCGTCGTATGCTGGTCAGCACAGACAAAACCACCACCGACCCAATGGCGGTTGTAGACTGGATCAACATGTTTGCACTGGCCGTTAACGAAGAAAATGCCGCCGGTGGACGTGTAGTCACTGCGCCAACAAACGGCGCATGCGGCATCGTTCCGGCAGTTCTGGCCTATTACGACAAATTTATCCGCGAAGTGAACGCAAACTCACTGGCTCGCTACATGTTGGTCACCAGTGCCATTGGTTCGCTGTATAAGATGAACGCCTCTATTTCTGGCGCTGAAGTTGGCTGCCAGGGCGAAGTCGGCGTGGCCTGCTCTATGGCAGCAGCCGGTCTGGCTGAACTGTTGGGGGCAAGCCCGGCACAGGTGTGTATTGCCGCCGAAATCGGTATGGAACACAACCTGGGCCTGACGTGTGACCCGGTAGCAGGACAGGTTCAGGTTCCCTGCATCGAACGTAACGCTATTGCCTCTGTGAAAGCGGTCAATGCCGCGCGCATGGCACTGCGTCGCACCAGCGAACCCCGAGTCTGTCTCGATAAAGTCATCGAAACCATGTACGAAACGGGTAAAGATATGAACGCCAAATACCGAGAAACCTCTCGTGGTGGCCTGGCGATGAAGATCGTGACCTGCGATTAA
- the xni gene encoding flap endonuclease Xni, whose translation MAVHLLIVDALNLIRRIHAVQGTPCKDTCLHALEQLIRHSQPTHVVAVFDDEARNTGWRHQRLPDYKAGRAPMPEDLHAEMPIIRSAFEQYGFSCWGAQGNEADDLAATLAVKVAEAGHQATIVSTDKGYCQLLSPTIRIRDYFQKRWLDAPFIASEFGVSPQQLPDYWGLAGISSSKVPGVAGIGPKSAAQLLTDFQDLEGIYAHLEDIPEKWRKKLEVHKEMAFTCREIARLQTDLQLDGNLQQLRWVRE comes from the coding sequence GTGGCTGTTCATTTGCTTATCGTCGACGCACTCAACCTCATTCGCCGCATTCATGCGGTACAAGGCACACCCTGTAAAGACACCTGCCTGCATGCGCTGGAACAGCTTATTCGCCATAGCCAGCCAACCCACGTGGTTGCCGTATTCGATGATGAAGCACGTAATACCGGCTGGAGGCATCAGCGCCTGCCTGATTACAAAGCAGGACGAGCCCCGATGCCTGAAGATCTTCATGCTGAAATGCCCATAATCCGCTCGGCCTTTGAGCAATACGGTTTTTCCTGCTGGGGTGCGCAAGGTAATGAAGCCGACGATCTGGCCGCAACACTTGCCGTTAAAGTGGCGGAAGCCGGGCATCAGGCGACGATTGTCTCGACCGATAAAGGTTACTGCCAGTTATTATCTCCCACCATTCGCATCCGCGACTACTTCCAGAAACGCTGGCTCGATGCTCCGTTTATTGCCAGTGAATTTGGGGTATCGCCACAACAACTCCCCGACTACTGGGGGCTGGCAGGCATCAGCAGTTCAAAAGTCCCTGGGGTGGCAGGAATCGGGCCTAAAAGCGCAGCACAGTTGTTAACGGATTTTCAGGATCTGGAGGGAATTTATGCCCATCTGGAAGACATACCGGAGAAATGGCGCAAAAAACTTGAAGTACACAAAGAGATGGCATTCACATGCCGCGAGATTGCCCGCCTGCAGACGGATTTACAACTGGATGGCAACCTACAGCAATTACGCTGGGTAAGAGAATAA
- the fucR gene encoding L-fucose operon activator, producing the protein MKEARQLAILDLLINHKSLTTEALSVALSVSKETIRRDLSELRAQGKILRNHGRAKYIHRENQDSGDPFQSRLKSHYAHKADIAREALSWIEEGMVIALDASSTCWYLARQLPDIDLHVFTNSQPVCQTLSKRKHIQLTCSGGTLQRKYGCYVNPSLISQLRSFEIDLFVFSCEGIDNSGMLWDSNTVNADYKSLLLKRTAQSLLLIDKSKFNRSGEARIGHLDDVTHIISDAQITAR; encoded by the coding sequence ATGAAAGAGGCCCGCCAGCTAGCCATTCTGGACCTGCTGATAAACCATAAGAGCCTGACAACTGAAGCCTTGTCCGTAGCACTTAGCGTCAGCAAAGAGACGATCCGCCGCGATCTCAGTGAACTGCGGGCGCAGGGGAAAATACTCCGCAATCACGGACGAGCGAAATACATTCATCGGGAAAACCAGGACAGCGGTGACCCCTTCCAAAGTCGCCTGAAAAGCCATTATGCGCACAAAGCGGATATCGCCCGCGAAGCCTTATCCTGGATTGAAGAAGGAATGGTGATAGCGTTGGATGCCAGTTCAACCTGTTGGTATTTAGCCCGGCAATTACCCGATATCGACCTTCACGTTTTCACAAACAGCCAGCCCGTCTGCCAGACGCTCAGTAAACGTAAACACATACAGCTCACTTGTTCAGGTGGCACTCTGCAGCGTAAATATGGATGTTATGTCAATCCCTCGCTCATTTCTCAGCTCCGATCGTTTGAGATCGATCTGTTTGTTTTTTCTTGCGAAGGTATTGATAACAGCGGCATGCTGTGGGATTCAAATACGGTTAATGCTGATTACAAATCACTTTTGCTTAAACGTACTGCACAATCACTATTGCTGATCGACAAAAGCAAATTTAACCGTTCGGGGGAAGCCCGTATCGGGCATCTTGATGACGTGACGCACATCATTTCTGATGCGCAGATTACCGCAAGATAA
- the rlmM gene encoding 23S rRNA (cytidine(2498)-2'-O)-methyltransferase RlmM has product MNKVVLYCRPGFEKECAAEITDKAAKREVFGFARVKENAGYVVFECYQQDDADKLARELPFSSLIFARQMFVAGELLKDLPPEDRITPVTGMLQGVVEKGGDLRVEVADTNESKELMKFCRKFTVPLRAALRDAGVLTNYETPKRPVVHVFFIAPGCCYTGYSYTNNNSPFYMGIPRLKFPSDAPSRSTLKLEEAFHVFIPADEWDERLANGMYAVDLGACPGGWTYQLVKRNMWVSSVDNGPMAQSLMDTGQVTWLREDGFRYRPSRNNITWMVCDMVEKPAKVAALMATWLVNGWCRETIFNLKLPMKKRYEEVSQNLAFIEEQLSAQGINAEIQARQLYHDREEVTVHVRRWWAAVGGRRDER; this is encoded by the coding sequence ATGAATAAGGTTGTTTTATATTGTCGCCCAGGGTTTGAGAAAGAGTGCGCCGCGGAAATTACGGATAAGGCCGCTAAACGCGAAGTGTTCGGGTTTGCGCGCGTAAAAGAGAATGCGGGCTATGTGGTGTTCGAGTGCTATCAGCAAGACGATGCCGACAAACTGGCGCGTGAGCTACCATTTAGCTCACTGATCTTTGCTCGTCAGATGTTCGTTGCCGGTGAGTTACTCAAGGATCTCCCGCCGGAAGACCGCATTACGCCTGTCACGGGTATGTTGCAAGGCGTGGTAGAAAAGGGGGGCGATCTGCGCGTTGAAGTGGCGGATACCAATGAAAGCAAAGAGCTGATGAAGTTCTGCCGTAAATTCACCGTCCCACTTCGTGCAGCGTTACGTGATGCAGGCGTGTTGACGAACTATGAAACGCCAAAGCGCCCGGTTGTACATGTTTTCTTTATCGCGCCTGGTTGCTGTTATACCGGTTATTCGTATACCAATAACAATTCACCGTTTTACATGGGTATCCCACGTCTTAAGTTCCCGTCAGATGCTCCGAGCCGTTCAACACTTAAACTTGAAGAGGCGTTCCACGTCTTTATTCCGGCTGACGAATGGGATGAGCGCCTGGCAAACGGTATGTATGCCGTTGATCTGGGGGCATGCCCGGGCGGATGGACCTATCAACTGGTGAAACGCAATATGTGGGTTTCTTCGGTTGATAATGGTCCAATGGCGCAGAGCCTGATGGATACCGGACAGGTGACATGGTTGCGTGAAGATGGCTTCCGCTATCGCCCAAGCCGCAACAATATCACCTGGATGGTGTGTGATATGGTTGAAAAGCCCGCCAAAGTGGCTGCGCTGATGGCGACATGGCTGGTCAATGGCTGGTGTCGCGAGACGATTTTTAACCTCAAACTGCCAATGAAAAAGCGCTACGAGGAAGTCTCGCAGAACCTGGCATTTATTGAAGAGCAACTGAGTGCGCAAGGCATTAATGCTGAAATTCAGGCACGCCAGCTTTACCACGACCGTGAAGAAGTGACTGTACATGTGCGTCGCTGGTGGGCCGCGGTGGGTGGGCGTCGCGACGAGCGATAA
- a CDS encoding DUF423 domain-containing protein gives MTSRFMLIFAAVSGFIFVALGAFGAHVLSKSLGVVEMGWIQTGLEYQAFHTLAIFGLAVAMQRRISIWFYWSSVFLALGTVLFSGSLYCLALSHLRLWAFVTPVGGVSFLAGWVLMLIGAIRLKRRGVVHE, from the coding sequence ATGACCAGCCGATTCATGCTGATTTTTGCCGCGGTGAGTGGCTTTATTTTTGTCGCACTGGGCGCATTTGGTGCGCATGTGTTAAGCAAATCTTTAGGGGTTGTAGAGATGGGCTGGATCCAGACCGGCCTTGAATACCAGGCGTTTCACACGTTGGCTATTTTTGGCCTGGCTGTTGCGATGCAGCGTCGTATCAGTATCTGGTTTTACTGGAGCAGTGTTTTCCTGGCGTTGGGTACGGTGCTGTTTAGCGGCAGCCTATACTGCCTGGCGCTTTCACATTTACGCCTGTGGGCGTTTGTTACACCTGTCGGTGGCGTAAGCTTCCTGGCAGGTTGGGTATTGATGTTAATCGGAGCAATCCGTCTGAAACGCAGGGGCGTTGTCCATGAATAA
- the gcvA gene encoding glycine cleavage system transcriptional regulator GcvA, with the protein MSKRLPPLNALRVFDAAARHLSFTRAADELFVTQAAVSHQIKSLEDFLGLKLFRRRNRSLLLTEEGQSYFQDIKEIFSQLTEATRKLQARSAKGALTVSLLPSFAIQWLVPRLTSFNSAYPGIDVRIQAVDRQEDKLADDVDVAIFYGRGNWPGLRVEKLYAEYLLPVCSPVLLTGDKALKTPADLAQHTLLHDASRRDWQTYTRQLGLNHINVQQGPIFSHSAMVLQAAIHGQGVALANNVMSQSEIEAGRLVCPFNDVLVSKNAFYLVCHDSQAELGKIAAFRQWILAKAASEQEKFRFRYEP; encoded by the coding sequence ATGTCGAAGCGATTACCACCTCTAAATGCATTACGTGTTTTTGATGCAGCAGCACGTCATCTGAGTTTCACTCGCGCAGCCGATGAGCTTTTTGTGACACAGGCCGCAGTAAGTCATCAAATCAAGTCTCTCGAGGATTTTCTGGGCCTCAAGCTGTTTCGTCGCCGCAACCGATCGTTGCTATTAACGGAAGAGGGGCAGAGTTATTTTCAGGATATTAAAGAGATTTTTTCCCAGCTTACCGAAGCGACGCGCAAGCTACAGGCGCGCAGTGCAAAAGGCGCGCTGACAGTCAGTTTATTGCCCAGTTTTGCCATTCAGTGGCTGGTTCCCCGACTCACAAGCTTTAACTCAGCTTATCCGGGAATCGACGTGCGGATCCAGGCTGTGGACCGTCAGGAAGATAAGCTAGCGGATGATGTCGATGTGGCGATTTTTTACGGGCGGGGCAACTGGCCTGGATTACGTGTTGAAAAATTATACGCAGAATATCTGTTGCCAGTCTGCTCTCCGGTTTTATTGACCGGCGATAAGGCGTTGAAAACGCCAGCTGATTTAGCGCAACATACGTTATTACATGATGCTTCTCGCCGTGATTGGCAAACTTATACCCGGCAATTGGGTCTTAATCATATAAATGTGCAGCAAGGCCCCATTTTTAGCCACAGTGCGATGGTGTTACAGGCTGCAATACACGGGCAGGGCGTGGCGTTGGCAAACAACGTGATGTCCCAGTCCGAAATTGAGGCGGGCCGCCTGGTCTGCCCTTTTAATGATGTTCTGGTCAGCAAGAATGCGTTTTATCTGGTTTGCCATGACAGCCAGGCAGAACTGGGTAAAATAGCCGCCTTCCGGCAGTGGATTCTGGCGAAAGCGGCGAGCGAGCAAGAAAAATTCCGCTTCAGGTATGAACCATAA
- a CDS encoding YgdI/YgdR family lipoprotein — protein MKKTAAILSACMFTFVLSACSGNNYVMHTTDGRSIVSEGKPGTDNDTGMISYKDANGNKQQINRTDVKEMQEIEH, from the coding sequence ATGAAAAAGACAGCCGCCATCCTTTCTGCCTGTATGTTTACCTTTGTCCTGAGTGCCTGTTCGGGTAACAACTATGTAATGCACACCACTGACGGCCGTTCTATCGTCTCCGAAGGGAAACCAGGAACGGATAATGACACCGGGATGATCTCATACAAAGATGCGAACGGTAACAAGCAGCAGATCAACCGGACTGATGTGAAAGAGATGCAAGAGATTGAGCATTAA
- the csdA gene encoding cysteine desulfurase CsdA, with the protein MNAFSPAHFRAQFPALADAGVYLDSAATALKPLAVIEATAQFYSLSAGNVHRSQFAAAQRLTERYEAARDQVARLLNADSGKNIVWTRGTTEAINMVAQCYARPLLQPGDEIIVSEAEHHANLVPWLMVAEQTGAHIVKLPLGAGLLPDVARLPEIITSRSKILALGQMSNVTGGCPELAQAIDVAHASGIVVMVDGAQGVVHFPADMQKLDIDFYAFSGHKLYGPTGIGVLYGKPELLAQMTPWLGGGKMITEVTFEGFKTQDVPYRLEAGTPNVAGVIGLSAALEWLADLDIVQAESWSRGLATLAEEELKKRPGFRSFRAQDSSLLAFDFAGVHHSDMVTLLAEYGISLRAGQHCAQPLLAALGVSGTLRASFAPYNTQNDVAALIAAVDRALELLVD; encoded by the coding sequence ATGAACGCTTTCAGCCCCGCACACTTTCGCGCGCAGTTTCCCGCGCTGGCCGACGCTGGTGTCTATCTTGATAGCGCCGCGACGGCACTCAAACCGCTGGCCGTCATTGAGGCTACAGCGCAGTTTTATAGCCTGAGCGCAGGCAACGTTCATCGTAGCCAGTTTGCAGCAGCACAACGCTTAACTGAACGCTATGAGGCCGCCCGTGATCAGGTTGCTCGCCTGCTCAATGCAGACAGCGGAAAGAACATCGTCTGGACGCGGGGAACCACTGAGGCCATTAACATGGTTGCCCAGTGTTACGCCCGACCTCTCCTGCAACCCGGTGATGAGATAATCGTGAGCGAGGCAGAACATCACGCCAATCTGGTTCCGTGGCTGATGGTCGCTGAGCAGACCGGCGCGCACATCGTCAAACTCCCGCTTGGCGCTGGTTTACTCCCGGATGTAGCGCGTTTGCCAGAAATCATCACCTCGCGTAGCAAGATTCTGGCACTGGGGCAAATGTCCAACGTGACTGGCGGCTGCCCGGAGCTGGCTCAGGCCATTGATGTCGCGCACGCCAGCGGCATTGTGGTTATGGTCGACGGCGCGCAGGGGGTTGTGCATTTTCCGGCAGATATGCAAAAACTCGATATCGACTTCTATGCTTTCTCAGGACATAAACTGTATGGCCCAACGGGTATCGGGGTGCTGTACGGGAAGCCAGAGCTGCTGGCGCAAATGACACCGTGGCTTGGCGGCGGGAAAATGATTACCGAAGTCACCTTCGAGGGTTTTAAAACTCAGGATGTACCTTATCGTCTGGAAGCAGGTACACCGAATGTAGCTGGCGTGATTGGCCTGAGCGCGGCACTGGAATGGCTCGCCGATCTGGATATCGTCCAGGCTGAAAGCTGGAGCCGTGGTCTGGCAACACTTGCAGAGGAAGAGCTCAAAAAGCGTCCTGGTTTCCGGTCGTTTCGTGCGCAAGACTCAAGCCTGCTGGCGTTCGATTTCGCAGGCGTTCATCATAGCGATATGGTAACGCTGCTCGCTGAATATGGCATCTCCCTGCGTGCCGGACAACATTGCGCGCAACCACTACTGGCAGCCCTCGGCGTCAGTGGTACATTGCGTGCCTCTTTTGCCCCCTATAATACGCAAAACGATGTTGCGGCGCTGATTGCTGCCGTTGATCGTGCCCTTGAACTCCTGGTGGATTAA
- the csdE gene encoding cysteine desulfurase sulfur acceptor subunit CsdE, protein MTNPVFAGHPFGTTITEETLKQTFSPLTQWEDKYRQLIMLGKQLPTLSDEMKTQAAEIAGCENRVWLGFKVSDGRLHFFGDSEGRIVRGLLAILLTAVEGKTAEQLLEQPPLALFDELGLRAQLSASRSQGLTALSEAVLDAARQAHA, encoded by the coding sequence ATGACTAACCCTGTATTTGCCGGACATCCCTTCGGCACGACGATCACAGAAGAGACGTTAAAGCAGACTTTCAGCCCGCTGACACAATGGGAAGATAAATACCGTCAACTGATTATGCTGGGCAAGCAGTTGCCCACGCTGTCTGATGAGATGAAAACGCAGGCAGCAGAGATCGCTGGCTGTGAAAACCGCGTCTGGTTGGGATTTAAAGTATCCGATGGCAGGTTGCACTTCTTTGGTGACAGCGAAGGCCGCATCGTGCGCGGCTTGCTGGCTATACTGTTGACGGCGGTCGAAGGGAAAACAGCTGAACAACTGCTGGAGCAACCGCCTCTGGCACTGTTTGATGAACTGGGCTTGCGCGCGCAACTTAGCGCCTCACGCAGCCAGGGATTAACCGCACTCAGCGAAGCGGTTCTGGATGCAGCGCGTCAGGCTCACGCCTGA
- the tcdA gene encoding tRNA cyclic N6-threonylcarbamoyladenosine(37) synthase TcdA, translating to MSVVISDAWRQRFGGTARLYGEKALQLFADAHVCVVGIGGVGSWVAEALARTGIGAITLIDMDDVCVTNTNRQIHALRDTVGLAKSEVMAERIRMINPECRITVIDDFVTADNVADYMSKGYSYVIDAIDSIRPKAALIAYCRRYKVPLVTTGGAGGQIDPTQIQVADLAKTIQDPLAAKLRERLKSDFNVVKNSKGKLGVDCVFSTEALVYPQSDGSVCAMKSTAEGPKRMDCASGFGAATMVTATFGFVAVSHALKKMMAKAERQA from the coding sequence ATGTCTGTGGTAATCAGCGATGCCTGGCGTCAGCGTTTTGGCGGTACGGCGCGTTTATATGGTGAAAAAGCCCTGCAACTGTTTGCAGATGCACATGTTTGCGTCGTTGGGATTGGCGGGGTTGGCTCCTGGGTGGCGGAAGCGTTGGCCAGAACCGGTATTGGTGCTATCACGCTAATTGATATGGATGATGTCTGTGTAACCAACACAAACCGACAGATCCATGCCCTGCGTGACACCGTTGGCCTGGCTAAGTCGGAAGTGATGGCCGAGCGAATTCGTATGATAAACCCGGAATGTCGTATCACGGTGATAGATGATTTCGTCACTGCAGACAACGTTGCTGACTACATGAGTAAGGGTTACAGCTACGTGATTGACGCGATCGACAGTATCCGTCCGAAAGCCGCACTGATTGCTTATTGCCGTCGTTATAAGGTTCCACTGGTGACAACGGGCGGGGCGGGTGGACAAATTGACCCAACACAGATTCAGGTGGCCGATCTGGCAAAAACGATCCAGGACCCATTGGCTGCCAAACTGCGTGAGCGCCTGAAAAGTGATTTTAATGTAGTGAAAAACAGCAAGGGTAAACTCGGCGTTGACTGCGTATTTTCAACTGAGGCACTGGTTTATCCGCAATCAGACGGTTCAGTGTGTGCGATGAAAAGCACTGCGGAAGGGCCAAAGCGCATGGACTGTGCATCAGGATTTGGTGCAGCCACCATGGTGACTGCTACCTTTGGCTTTGTGGCAGTATCTCATGCCCTGAAGAAGATGATGGCGAAAGCGGAACGTCAGGCGTGA
- the mltA gene encoding murein transglycosylase A has product MKGRWAKYLMTGTMVAILAACSSKPTDRGQQYKDGKFTQPFSLVNQPDAVGAPINAGDFAEQVNQIRSASPRLYGSQNSVYNAVQDWLRAGGDTRTMRQYGIDAWQMEGADNYGNVQFTGYYTPVIQARHTRQGEFQYPIYRMPPKRGRLPSRAEIYSGALSENYVLAYSNSLMDNFIMDVQGSGYIDFGDGSPLNFFSYSGKNGHAYRSIGKVLIDRGEVKKEDMSMQAIREWGEKHSEAEVRELLEQNASFVFFKPQNYAPVKGASAVPLIGRASVASDRSIIPAGTTLLAEVPVLDNKGKFSGQYELRLMVALDVGGAIKGQHFDIYQGIGFDAGHRAGWYNHYGRVWVLKAAPGAGNVFSG; this is encoded by the coding sequence ATGAAAGGACGTTGGGCGAAGTATCTGATGACGGGCACAATGGTAGCCATTCTTGCGGCGTGCTCCTCAAAACCGACCGATCGCGGTCAACAGTATAAAGACGGGAAATTTACCCAGCCTTTCTCTTTAGTTAATCAACCCGATGCCGTTGGCGCACCGATCAACGCAGGGGATTTTGCCGAACAGGTTAATCAGATCCGCAGCGCATCGCCGCGTCTGTATGGCTCGCAGAATTCGGTTTATAACGCAGTGCAGGACTGGTTGAGAGCGGGTGGTGATACACGCACGATGCGCCAGTACGGTATTGATGCCTGGCAGATGGAAGGGGCAGATAACTACGGCAACGTCCAGTTTACGGGCTATTACACACCTGTTATTCAGGCTCGTCATACCCGTCAGGGCGAATTCCAGTATCCCATCTATCGTATGCCGCCAAAACGCGGCCGTTTGCCTTCTCGTGCAGAGATCTACTCCGGTGCATTGAGCGAAAACTATGTCCTGGCATACAGTAACTCGCTGATGGATAACTTCATTATGGATGTACAAGGCAGCGGTTATATTGATTTTGGTGATGGTTCTCCGCTTAACTTCTTCAGCTATTCCGGCAAGAACGGGCATGCTTACCGCAGTATCGGCAAAGTATTGATCGATCGTGGTGAAGTGAAGAAAGAAGATATGTCGATGCAGGCGATCCGTGAGTGGGGCGAAAAACACAGCGAAGCGGAAGTGCGCGAACTACTGGAACAAAATGCCTCGTTCGTCTTCTTTAAGCCGCAAAACTACGCGCCAGTTAAAGGAGCAAGCGCAGTGCCGTTAATTGGCCGTGCGTCTGTCGCCTCGGATCGTTCAATTATCCCGGCAGGCACAACGCTGCTCGCGGAAGTTCCTGTGCTGGACAATAAAGGCAAGTTTAGCGGTCAGTACGAGCTGCGCCTGATGGTGGCGCTGGATGTTGGCGGGGCAATCAAAGGCCAGCACTTCGATATTTATCAGGGGATCGGTTTCGACGCCGGACATCGTGCAGGCTGGTATAACCACTACGGCCGAGTGTGGGTGCTGAAAGCGGCTCCTGGTGCAGGCAACGTATTCAGCGGTTGA